The Arthrobacter burdickii genome window below encodes:
- the mmsB gene encoding multiple monosaccharide ABC transporter permease — MNSLKQIFGGDTRQFGMIFALVALVVFFQWRTGGKTLTSVNMMNLFNGNSYILILAIGMVLVIIAGHIDLSVGSVAAFVGIVVAIAMRDWGIPWYLGALLGLVLGALIGAWHGFWVAYVGIPAFIVTLAGMLLFRGANQSVGNSLTVPVPEGFRYLGAGYLPEVGPNTGYNNITLLMGLALVAFVIYSEFRNRRKLARINADLPPTWVPVTKVVLLSAVILYATYLFATGRPGTSFPVPGLILGILVIIYAFISNKTILGRHVYAVGGNRHAAELSGVQSKRVNFMVMMNMSILAALAGMIFVGRSTASGPSDGVGWELDAIAAVFIGGAAVTGGVGTVVGSIIGGLVMAVLNNGLQLLGAGADDTQIIKGVVLLVAVAFDVYNKSQGKPSIIGMLTRNFGGGSGGGKTPTPTPQPAPTEQAVGTKEVISHEV, encoded by the coding sequence ATGAATTCCCTCAAACAAATCTTCGGCGGAGACACCCGCCAGTTCGGGATGATCTTCGCCCTGGTCGCGCTTGTCGTGTTCTTCCAGTGGCGCACGGGCGGCAAGACGCTCACGTCCGTGAACATGATGAACCTCTTCAACGGCAACTCGTACATCCTGATCCTGGCCATCGGCATGGTGCTCGTGATCATCGCCGGCCACATCGACCTCTCGGTCGGTTCGGTCGCGGCGTTCGTCGGCATCGTGGTCGCGATCGCCATGCGGGACTGGGGCATCCCCTGGTACCTCGGCGCACTGCTCGGCCTCGTCCTCGGTGCGCTCATCGGGGCCTGGCACGGTTTCTGGGTCGCGTACGTGGGCATACCGGCCTTCATCGTCACCCTGGCCGGCATGCTCCTGTTCCGCGGCGCCAACCAGTCCGTCGGCAACTCCCTTACCGTCCCGGTGCCCGAAGGATTCCGCTACCTCGGCGCCGGCTACCTCCCCGAGGTCGGCCCCAACACCGGCTACAACAACATCACGCTGCTGATGGGCCTGGCCCTGGTGGCGTTCGTGATCTACAGCGAATTCCGCAACCGCCGCAAGCTGGCCAGGATCAACGCCGACCTGCCCCCCACCTGGGTTCCGGTCACCAAGGTCGTCCTGCTCTCCGCCGTCATCCTCTACGCGACCTACCTGTTCGCGACCGGCCGCCCCGGCACCTCGTTCCCCGTTCCCGGCCTGATCCTCGGCATCCTCGTGATCATCTACGCGTTCATCTCGAACAAGACGATCCTCGGACGCCATGTCTATGCCGTTGGCGGCAACCGCCACGCGGCCGAGCTGTCCGGTGTGCAGAGCAAGCGCGTGAACTTCATGGTCATGATGAACATGTCCATCCTCGCCGCCCTCGCCGGCATGATCTTCGTCGGCCGCTCGACGGCGTCGGGCCCTTCCGACGGCGTCGGCTGGGAACTGGACGCCATCGCGGCCGTCTTCATCGGTGGCGCAGCCGTCACCGGTGGCGTCGGCACCGTGGTCGGATCCATCATCGGCGGCCTCGTCATGGCCGTCCTCAACAACGGCCTCCAGCTGCTCGGCGCCGGCGCCGACGACACCCAGATCATCAAGGGAGTCGTCCTGCTCGTCGCCGTCGCCTTCGATGTCTACAACAAGAGCCAGGGCAAGCCGTCAATCATAGGCATGCTCACCCGGAACTTCGGCGGAGGCAGTGGCGGCGGCAAGACGCCCACTCCCACCCCGCAACCCGCTCCCACCGAGCAGGCTGTCGGGACGAAGGAAGTCATCTCCCACGAAGTCTGA
- a CDS encoding Gfo/Idh/MocA family protein, protein MNLPNRIAVPPCAEAGAPSPIVATGRPLKWGVIATGGIAAKVTQDIALLEDAVLHAVSSRSADSAAAFAERFGFATSYGNDGGVTGYQQLVDDPEVDVVYITTPHAQHYDVAKAALTGGKHVLCEKPFTINAAEAEELAGLAGERDLFLMEAVWTRFLPSINRAWEIIHSGELGDIRWVQGDLGFPAPEDPASRLWDPKAGGGALMDLTVYPLTWALGSLGFPDSVVAVGTLNSDGVDLQNAVTLSYEGGAYAQLSSSLIASCPGQATVSGSKGWLKTGGGNLHNPKELTIRIGQDDARVERFEQVGEGYTYELREVTRCIQQGLTESPTMPVGDTVKTMQLLDGVRGQIGLRYANDDAAA, encoded by the coding sequence ATGAACCTCCCGAACCGCATTGCCGTTCCCCCCTGCGCCGAAGCAGGAGCTCCCAGCCCGATCGTGGCCACAGGCCGTCCACTGAAGTGGGGCGTGATCGCCACGGGCGGCATCGCCGCAAAGGTCACGCAGGACATCGCCCTGCTCGAGGACGCCGTCCTCCACGCGGTCAGTTCCCGCAGCGCGGACAGTGCCGCCGCCTTCGCCGAGCGCTTCGGATTCGCCACGAGCTACGGGAACGACGGCGGTGTGACCGGCTACCAGCAGCTCGTGGACGATCCCGAAGTGGACGTCGTCTACATCACGACGCCGCACGCCCAGCACTACGACGTGGCCAAGGCGGCGCTGACCGGCGGCAAGCACGTGCTGTGCGAGAAGCCGTTCACCATCAATGCCGCCGAGGCGGAAGAACTCGCGGGGCTGGCGGGTGAGCGTGACCTGTTCCTCATGGAAGCAGTGTGGACGCGCTTCTTGCCGAGCATCAACCGTGCGTGGGAGATCATCCACTCCGGCGAACTAGGAGACATCCGATGGGTGCAGGGCGACCTGGGATTCCCTGCGCCGGAAGACCCCGCGAGCCGTCTCTGGGACCCGAAGGCCGGTGGCGGTGCCCTGATGGACCTTACCGTCTACCCGCTCACCTGGGCCCTGGGCTCCCTCGGGTTCCCGGACTCCGTCGTTGCCGTCGGAACGCTCAACAGCGACGGCGTCGACCTGCAGAACGCAGTGACCCTGAGCTATGAGGGCGGCGCATACGCCCAGCTGTCGTCGTCGCTCATCGCCTCATGCCCGGGCCAGGCGACGGTCAGCGGTTCGAAGGGCTGGCTGAAGACCGGAGGCGGCAACCTCCACAATCCGAAGGAACTGACCATCAGGATCGGCCAGGACGACGCCCGGGTGGAGCGTTTCGAGCAGGTCGGCGAGGGGTACACCTACGAATTGCGCGAGGTCACGCGCTGCATCCAGCAGGGACTGACCGAGAGCCCCACCATGCCGGTCGGCGACACCGTCAAGACCATGCAGTTGCTCGACGGCGTGCGGGGGCAGATCGGCCTGCGCTACGCGAACGACGACGCCGCCGCCTGA
- a CDS encoding substrate-binding domain-containing protein, which translates to MRKFAKSFAAIAAISALALTGCGREEATPAAEGSGAATSGFEKGSAIGVALPQKTSENWVLAEKLFNDDLTEAGYEPDVQFANGGVSEQQNQISSMITNGVKVLVVGAIDSAQLGTQLQQAADAGITIIAYDRLLTNTENVDYYVAYDNFQVGELQGQALLDGMKAAKPEGPYNVELFAGSPDDANAKVFFDGAMSILQPEIDNGNLVVVSGQKTFDQAVTQGWKAENAQKRMDTLLSGNYSSEELDGVLSPNDTLARAILTSVEGAGKAIPVVTGQDSEVESVKSIMAGKQYSTINKDTRALVEHVIEMVGNLQAGEEPEINDPDSYNNGVKTVPAYLLDPQIVTKENAAEAYANDPTLSALTK; encoded by the coding sequence ATGCGTAAGTTCGCAAAGTCCTTCGCAGCCATCGCTGCGATATCAGCGCTGGCGCTGACAGGATGCGGTCGCGAAGAAGCGACCCCCGCAGCCGAGGGCAGCGGCGCTGCCACCTCCGGTTTCGAGAAAGGGTCGGCCATCGGCGTCGCACTGCCGCAGAAGACGTCGGAGAACTGGGTACTCGCCGAAAAGCTCTTCAACGACGACCTGACCGAGGCCGGCTACGAGCCGGACGTGCAGTTCGCCAACGGCGGCGTCTCCGAGCAGCAGAACCAGATCAGCTCGATGATCACCAACGGCGTGAAGGTCCTCGTCGTGGGCGCCATCGACAGCGCGCAGCTCGGCACCCAGCTGCAGCAGGCTGCCGACGCCGGCATCACGATCATCGCCTACGACCGCCTCCTGACCAACACGGAGAACGTCGACTACTACGTGGCGTACGACAACTTCCAGGTCGGCGAGCTCCAGGGCCAGGCCCTCCTCGACGGCATGAAGGCCGCCAAGCCCGAGGGCCCGTACAACGTCGAGCTCTTCGCAGGATCGCCTGACGACGCCAACGCGAAGGTCTTCTTCGACGGCGCCATGAGCATCCTCCAGCCCGAGATCGACAACGGCAACCTCGTCGTCGTCTCCGGCCAGAAGACCTTCGACCAGGCCGTCACCCAGGGCTGGAAGGCCGAGAACGCCCAGAAGCGCATGGACACCCTGCTCTCCGGCAACTACAGCTCCGAAGAACTCGACGGCGTCCTCTCCCCCAACGACACACTCGCCCGTGCGATCCTGACGTCGGTCGAGGGTGCCGGTAAGGCCATCCCGGTCGTCACCGGCCAGGATTCCGAGGTCGAGTCCGTGAAGTCCATCATGGCGGGCAAGCAGTACTCCACGATCAACAAGGACACGCGCGCGCTCGTCGAGCACGTCATCGAGATGGTCGGCAACCTCCAGGCCGGCGAGGAGCCCGAGATCAACGATCCCGACTCCTACAACAACGGCGTGAAGACCGTTCCCGCCTACCTCCTCGATCCGCAGATCGTGACCAAGGAGAATGCAGCGGAAGCGTACGCGAACGACCCCACGCTGTCCGCTCTCACCAAGTAG
- a CDS encoding NADP-dependent isocitrate dehydrogenase, whose amino-acid sequence MAKIIYTHTDEAPMLATYSFLPIIEAFASTAGVEVETRDISLSGRIIALFNDRLTEDQQMADALAELGALAKTPEANIIKLPNISASIPQLKAAIAELQGQGYALPDYPDHPSTDEEKDIRARYDKVKGSAVNPVLREGNSDRRAPASVKNYARQNPHSMGAWTPESKTNVASMTSDDFRSNEQSVVIPADGTISIQHVAADGSVSVLKDSFPVLAGEVVDGTVMRADALNDFLKAQVARAKEEDVLFSAHLKATMMKVSDPIIFGHVVRAFLPELFETYGEQLTAAGLSPNNGLASILGGLDKLPEDVREGVQQAITKGMEDGPAIAMVDSDKGITNLHVPSDVIVDASMPAMIRSSGHMWGPDGKEADTLAVIPDSSYAGIYQVVLDDCRANGAFDPTTMGTVPNVGLMAQAAEEYGSHDKTFEIPAAGKVQVIDADGTVLIEHDVAPGDIWRACQTKDAAILDWVKLAVNRARASATPAVFWLDEGRAHDANLIAKVKEYLAEHGTDDVSLEIMTPVDATAFTLKRIREGDDTISVTGNVLRDYLTDLFPILELGTSAKMLSVVPLMNGGGLFETGAGGSAPKHVQQLVKENHLRWDSLGEFLALAVSFEHLATSTGNARAQILADTLDRATGTFLLENKSPSRRVGEIDNRGSHYFLARYWAEELAKQEQDVELAQSFSRVAEALTGNEDTIVSELLAVQGSPVDIGGYYHPDVTKVTQVMRPSAKLSEVLAILAK is encoded by the coding sequence ATGGCCAAGATCATCTACACCCACACCGACGAAGCGCCGATGCTGGCTACCTATTCGTTCCTGCCGATCATCGAGGCGTTCGCGTCCACGGCGGGTGTCGAGGTGGAGACCCGGGACATCTCGCTGTCGGGACGCATCATCGCGCTCTTCAACGACCGCCTCACCGAGGACCAGCAGATGGCGGACGCGCTCGCCGAACTCGGAGCGCTGGCGAAGACGCCGGAAGCCAACATCATCAAGCTGCCCAACATCAGTGCGTCCATCCCGCAGCTCAAGGCGGCCATCGCCGAGCTCCAGGGCCAGGGCTATGCCCTGCCGGATTACCCCGACCACCCGTCCACGGACGAGGAGAAGGACATCCGCGCCCGCTATGACAAGGTCAAGGGCAGCGCCGTGAACCCCGTCCTCCGCGAGGGCAACTCGGACCGCCGCGCTCCCGCGTCGGTCAAGAACTACGCGCGCCAGAACCCGCACAGCATGGGTGCCTGGACGCCTGAGTCCAAGACGAACGTCGCCTCCATGACCAGCGACGATTTCCGCTCCAACGAGCAGTCCGTGGTCATCCCCGCGGACGGCACCATCTCGATCCAGCATGTCGCCGCCGACGGCTCCGTGAGCGTCCTCAAGGACTCCTTCCCGGTCCTCGCCGGCGAGGTCGTCGACGGAACCGTCATGCGCGCCGACGCCCTCAACGACTTCCTCAAGGCCCAGGTCGCCCGGGCCAAGGAGGAGGACGTGCTGTTCTCGGCCCACCTGAAGGCCACCATGATGAAGGTCTCCGACCCCATCATCTTCGGACACGTGGTCCGTGCCTTCCTCCCCGAGCTCTTCGAGACGTACGGCGAGCAGCTGACCGCCGCCGGCCTGAGCCCCAACAACGGCCTGGCCTCGATCCTCGGCGGTCTCGACAAGCTTCCCGAGGACGTCCGCGAGGGAGTGCAGCAGGCCATCACGAAGGGCATGGAGGACGGCCCCGCGATCGCCATGGTGGACTCCGACAAGGGCATCACCAACCTGCACGTGCCGAGCGACGTCATCGTCGACGCGTCGATGCCCGCAATGATCCGTTCGTCCGGCCACATGTGGGGACCGGACGGTAAGGAAGCCGACACGCTCGCCGTCATCCCCGACAGCAGCTACGCCGGCATCTACCAGGTCGTCCTCGACGACTGCCGTGCCAACGGCGCGTTCGACCCGACGACCATGGGCACCGTACCGAACGTCGGGCTCATGGCGCAGGCGGCCGAGGAGTACGGCAGCCACGACAAGACCTTCGAGATTCCCGCCGCAGGCAAGGTGCAGGTAATCGACGCCGATGGCACCGTGCTCATCGAGCACGACGTCGCACCCGGCGACATCTGGCGCGCCTGCCAGACCAAGGACGCCGCCATCCTCGACTGGGTGAAGCTCGCGGTCAACCGCGCCCGCGCCTCGGCGACGCCGGCCGTCTTCTGGCTCGACGAGGGCCGGGCCCACGACGCGAACCTGATCGCCAAGGTCAAGGAGTACCTGGCCGAGCACGGCACGGACGACGTCTCGCTCGAGATCATGACGCCCGTCGACGCCACGGCCTTCACGCTCAAGCGCATCCGCGAGGGCGACGACACCATCTCGGTGACCGGCAACGTGCTGCGTGACTACCTGACCGACCTGTTCCCCATCCTCGAACTCGGCACCAGCGCCAAGATGCTCTCGGTGGTGCCCTTGATGAACGGTGGCGGACTCTTCGAGACGGGTGCCGGTGGCTCCGCTCCGAAGCACGTGCAGCAGCTCGTGAAGGAGAACCACCTGCGCTGGGACAGCCTGGGTGAGTTCCTCGCCCTCGCCGTCAGCTTCGAACACCTGGCGACGTCGACCGGAAACGCCCGTGCGCAGATCCTCGCCGACACGCTCGACCGCGCCACGGGAACGTTCCTGCTCGAGAACAAATCGCCCAGCCGTCGCGTCGGGGAGATCGACAACCGCGGCAGCCACTACTTCCTCGCCCGCTACTGGGCGGAGGAGCTTGCCAAGCAGGAGCAGGACGTCGAGCTCGCGCAGAGCTTCTCCCGTGTCGCCGAGGCCCTGACCGGGAACGAGGACACCATCGTGTCCGAGCTGCTGGCCGTCCAGGGTTCGCCCGTCGACATCGGCGGCTACTACCACCCCGACGTCACCAAGGTCACCCAGGTGATGCGTCCGTCGGCGAAGCTGTCCGAGGTCCTCGCGATCCTCGCCAAGTAG
- a CDS encoding DUF559 domain-containing protein has translation MQPDPHDAALMRLTAQRCFSVEAARDLGLPDHILRRALYRRSSRSLRFLDAAPAELSDIVACLGSLTPGTAASHETAALLWGLPLPLRPDDAPLHLTRPVGASRPRRAGVVGHVSALRDGDVVMVYGVPLTSPARTWCDLSAHLALPDLVAAGDALLRRPDAPRRPAAINLPDPLCSVAALTAALLPRAGARGMATAHAALPLLRAGVDSAPESLLRLLIVAAGLPEPEVNEWITDDAGRRVSRPDLQYRVQRLALEYEGEHHLTDPRQWARDIDRDDRLRALGWTVLRFTKRHLGAGREDALARISQALTRCAVPDQT, from the coding sequence ATGCAACCGGATCCCCACGACGCGGCCCTGATGCGTCTGACCGCACAGCGGTGTTTTTCCGTGGAGGCCGCCAGGGACCTCGGCCTGCCCGACCACATCCTGCGTCGTGCGCTGTACCGGCGATCATCCCGGAGCCTCCGCTTCCTCGATGCTGCTCCGGCGGAGCTGTCCGACATCGTGGCATGCCTCGGGTCGCTGACACCGGGCACGGCCGCGAGCCACGAGACGGCGGCACTGCTGTGGGGGCTGCCTCTACCGCTTCGGCCCGACGATGCCCCACTTCATCTCACGCGGCCCGTTGGAGCTTCTCGGCCCCGGCGGGCAGGCGTCGTCGGTCACGTCTCCGCGTTGCGCGACGGCGACGTCGTGATGGTCTATGGCGTGCCGCTCACCTCTCCGGCACGCACATGGTGCGACCTCTCTGCGCACCTGGCGCTTCCCGACCTCGTCGCCGCGGGTGACGCGTTGCTCCGGCGCCCCGATGCACCCCGGCGGCCGGCCGCCATCAACCTGCCGGATCCGCTGTGCAGCGTTGCTGCGCTCACCGCGGCACTGCTTCCCCGGGCTGGAGCTCGTGGCATGGCCACGGCTCACGCCGCGCTGCCGCTTCTTCGGGCGGGAGTCGATTCCGCGCCGGAAAGCCTGCTCCGCCTGCTCATCGTCGCTGCCGGGCTGCCGGAGCCGGAGGTCAATGAGTGGATCACGGACGACGCCGGTCGCCGGGTCTCGCGGCCGGACCTCCAGTACCGCGTCCAGCGCCTAGCCCTCGAGTACGAAGGGGAGCACCACCTCACGGATCCGCGGCAATGGGCGCGGGACATCGATCGGGACGACCGGCTCCGTGCACTGGGCTGGACCGTCCTGCGCTTCACGAAGCGTCATCTGGGTGCAGGGAGGGAGGATGCCCTGGCACGGATCAGCCAGGCGCTGACTCGTTGTGCCGTACCCGATCAGACGTGA
- a CDS encoding MFS transporter, translating into MSINTQLPTGDQVVQDLPWRWKVQGRIFLIGGLGFMFDAWDVTLNAYLIPLLIGDWGLSPGQAGSIATSNLIGMAVGAFAWGSVADIIGRKRAFTLTLLVFSVFTVLGAFSPDIVWFCIFRFLAGFGLGGCIPVDYALVGEFTPRRQRGRVLTAMDAWWPVGAFLCGAVTTAVVAQFGDWRYAMLVMVLPALLVFWVRRGVPESPLYLVQRGRREEARAVIDDLVARTGGEQRAWRLPDPEETPRLSLGSISGQLTGLWRYNWRITLTAWSLFLTILLVYYGALTWMPRILIASGYAQSVAFITTTFMTGVGFLGVIAAALLVERVGRKWLLAITGPASAAILVVFALMLDLPAVATAWLLGFGFVVQVAIPVLYTYVSELYPTELRGSGFGWASTISRIGAGLVPLIFGTLLWPALGLPLTFALTGALVVLAVVFMAFNAPETRSAKLR; encoded by the coding sequence ATGAGCATCAATACCCAGCTCCCCACCGGCGACCAGGTGGTGCAGGACCTCCCGTGGCGATGGAAGGTCCAGGGAAGGATCTTCCTCATCGGCGGCCTCGGCTTCATGTTCGACGCCTGGGACGTCACCCTCAACGCCTACCTGATCCCGCTGCTGATCGGCGACTGGGGGCTGTCCCCCGGACAGGCGGGGTCGATCGCGACATCGAACCTCATCGGCATGGCCGTCGGCGCCTTCGCCTGGGGGTCTGTCGCGGACATCATCGGGCGCAAGAGGGCGTTCACCCTCACCCTGCTCGTCTTCTCGGTCTTCACGGTGCTCGGGGCGTTCTCACCCGACATCGTCTGGTTCTGCATTTTCCGGTTCCTCGCCGGATTCGGCCTCGGCGGGTGCATCCCCGTGGATTACGCGCTCGTGGGCGAGTTCACGCCGCGCCGCCAGCGCGGCCGGGTCCTCACGGCGATGGACGCCTGGTGGCCGGTGGGCGCCTTCCTGTGCGGGGCGGTCACGACGGCGGTCGTCGCGCAGTTCGGCGACTGGCGCTACGCGATGCTCGTGATGGTCCTTCCCGCACTCCTCGTGTTCTGGGTGCGGCGCGGGGTCCCCGAATCGCCGCTCTACCTCGTGCAGCGCGGCCGGCGGGAGGAGGCCCGGGCCGTCATCGACGACCTCGTGGCTAGGACGGGTGGTGAGCAGCGCGCCTGGCGGCTGCCGGATCCGGAGGAGACGCCACGGCTGTCCCTCGGCAGCATCTCGGGCCAGCTCACAGGGCTGTGGCGCTACAACTGGCGTATCACCCTGACCGCGTGGAGCCTGTTCCTGACCATCCTGCTCGTGTACTACGGGGCGCTCACGTGGATGCCGCGCATCCTGATCGCCTCCGGCTACGCGCAGTCGGTCGCGTTCATCACGACGACGTTCATGACCGGCGTCGGCTTCCTCGGCGTGATCGCCGCGGCGCTCCTCGTGGAGCGCGTGGGCCGCAAGTGGCTCCTGGCCATCACGGGTCCGGCGTCTGCAGCCATCCTGGTGGTCTTCGCGCTCATGCTCGACCTGCCGGCCGTCGCAACGGCCTGGCTGCTGGGCTTCGGCTTCGTGGTGCAGGTGGCCATCCCCGTCCTGTACACCTACGTGTCGGAGCTGTACCCGACAGAACTGCGGGGCAGCGGCTTCGGCTGGGCGTCGACCATCTCGCGGATCGGCGCGGGCCTCGTGCCGCTGATCTTCGGCACCCTGCTGTGGCCCGCCCTCGGCCTCCCGCTCACCTTCGCCCTGACCGGCGCGCTCGTGGTCCTCGCGGTCGTCTTCATGGCCTTCAATGCGCCGGAGACGCGGAGCGCCAAGCTGCGCTGA
- the purH gene encoding bifunctional phosphoribosylaminoimidazolecarboxamide formyltransferase/IMP cyclohydrolase, protein MSLTHLDRVPIRRALISVFDKTGLEELAQGLHRAGVSIVSTGSTAQRIAAAGVPVTEVSEVTGFSETLDGRVKTLHPKVHAGILADRRRQEHIDQLAELEIEAFDLVVVNLYPFVETVRSGAEPDAVVEQIDIGGPAMVRSAAKNHPSVAVVVDPGAYPDVVTAAAEGGFDLKARRRLAALAFAHTAAYDTAVASWTAEQFETDDDAFAWPGYAGLALERSEVLRYGENPHQQAALYVEKGATPGIAQADQLHGKAMSYNNFVDADAALRAAFDFDEPAVAIIKHANPCGVAVGSADAEDPIADAHAKAHACDPVSAFGGVIAANREVTAGMATTVKDIFTEVVIAPSFSAEAVEILSQKKNIRLLTLPEGYGRNPVEFRQVSGGVLMQVADRLDADGDDPAGWTLAAGDAADDATLADLSFAWKACRAAKSNAILLARDGASVGVGMGQVNRVDSCRLAVERANTLADTERARGSVAASDAFFPFADGLQILVDAGVRAVVQPGGSVRDQEVIDAANAAGVTLYLTGARHFFH, encoded by the coding sequence GTGAGCCTCACCCACCTTGACCGTGTCCCCATCCGTCGAGCACTCATCTCGGTGTTCGACAAGACCGGCCTGGAGGAGCTGGCGCAGGGCCTGCACCGCGCAGGCGTCTCCATCGTCTCGACGGGCTCGACCGCGCAGCGGATCGCCGCCGCAGGCGTGCCGGTGACCGAGGTCTCCGAGGTGACAGGGTTCTCCGAGACCCTCGACGGCCGGGTGAAGACCCTTCACCCCAAGGTCCACGCGGGCATCCTCGCCGACCGCCGGCGTCAGGAGCACATCGACCAGCTCGCCGAACTCGAGATCGAGGCCTTCGACCTCGTGGTCGTGAACCTCTACCCCTTCGTCGAGACGGTGCGGTCGGGCGCGGAGCCGGACGCCGTCGTCGAGCAGATCGACATCGGCGGGCCCGCGATGGTCCGGTCAGCGGCCAAGAACCACCCGTCGGTCGCCGTCGTCGTCGATCCCGGCGCATACCCCGACGTGGTCACGGCTGCCGCGGAAGGCGGGTTCGACCTGAAGGCACGACGCCGGTTGGCTGCGCTCGCCTTCGCGCACACCGCCGCCTACGACACCGCGGTGGCGTCCTGGACTGCCGAGCAGTTCGAGACGGACGACGACGCCTTCGCCTGGCCCGGCTACGCGGGCCTCGCACTCGAGCGTTCCGAGGTGCTGCGCTACGGCGAGAACCCCCACCAGCAGGCGGCGCTGTACGTGGAGAAGGGCGCGACGCCAGGCATCGCCCAGGCGGACCAGCTCCACGGCAAGGCGATGAGCTACAACAACTTCGTCGACGCCGACGCGGCCCTCCGCGCGGCCTTCGACTTCGACGAACCCGCCGTCGCGATCATCAAGCACGCCAACCCCTGCGGCGTCGCCGTCGGCTCCGCCGATGCGGAGGATCCCATCGCGGACGCCCACGCCAAGGCCCACGCCTGCGACCCGGTGTCCGCGTTCGGCGGCGTCATCGCCGCGAACCGGGAGGTCACCGCGGGCATGGCCACGACGGTGAAGGACATCTTCACGGAGGTCGTGATCGCGCCGTCGTTCTCGGCCGAGGCGGTCGAGATCCTCTCGCAGAAGAAGAACATCCGCCTGCTGACCCTGCCCGAGGGCTACGGGCGGAACCCCGTAGAATTCCGCCAGGTCTCCGGGGGTGTGCTGATGCAGGTCGCCGACAGGCTCGACGCCGACGGCGACGACCCCGCCGGCTGGACGCTCGCGGCCGGAGACGCGGCCGACGACGCCACGCTCGCCGACCTCAGCTTTGCCTGGAAGGCGTGCCGCGCTGCGAAGTCCAACGCCATCCTGCTGGCGCGCGACGGTGCGTCCGTCGGCGTCGGCATGGGCCAGGTCAACCGTGTCGACTCCTGCCGCCTCGCCGTCGAGCGGGCCAACACCCTCGCCGACACCGAGCGCGCGCGGGGCTCCGTCGCGGCGTCCGATGCCTTCTTCCCCTTCGCCGACGGACTCCAGATCCTGGTCGACGCCGGCGTCCGCGCCGTCGTCCAGCCGGGCGGTTCGGTGCGCGACCAGGAAGTGATCGACGCGGCGAACGCGGCCGGCGTGACGCTGTACCTCACCGGGGCCCGCCACTTCTTCCACTGA